DNA from Ovis canadensis isolate MfBH-ARS-UI-01 breed Bighorn chromosome 4, ARS-UI_OviCan_v2, whole genome shotgun sequence:
GTGAAGAGTTGTCATAATTCAGCTACTACACACTTTTGAAAATAATGTCGGATGACTAACTGGAAAGCCCAGCCACCTATTTGTTCCCATCCCCACGAAGGGCACATCCGGAGACCCTGCCGTCACCACAGACACAGGAAGAACTGCCCTGCTGGACTCTAGTCCCCAAAGAGATATTCCTGAGAGATCGTGTTTGCAAAACTTAAGGTTTCTGCTTGTTTTCCTTCCTCATGTTTTACATCTTTGGCACAGGGTCCCTGCTTATTTTTAATCCTAAAATAAAAGTGAGCCCCTCTCCAGTTGGCATAAATTCAGGATGCAGTGCCATACTGGGGCCACGTGGTCAGCACTGCAAAAGGTGTGAAAGGGAAGAAGCTGGGCTTGAGGTCCTCTGAGCTGCTGAATAAGCTCGACTTCAGTCAGACTTTCTCTGGAACCTTCAGTCACAGAAGGCAGAAATGCCATTCCTCATCACTGAAACCACAGCGGCGCAGCAGTAGGGGTCCCCTCTTCATTGAGCTAAAGGGTTAAGCACGCAGCAGGCTTTCAGGGTATGTAGCGGGGAGGAGATGGTATTGTGTCTGGATTCTCTTCACTATGCTCTCCCTCTTGATGAATAGTTTACCTGGAAGTAGAATTCTAGATAATTATTTTCTCTCCAAATGTCAGTGTTCTATAACTGCATTGTCTTCTGGCACTTCCTATGGCTGGTGAGTCTGTTCATAAATACTTGTCATTCCTCCACAGCTAAGTTACCCTCTGGgaagttttaaagatttttttttcttaacttttattaATGTTCTGTCATTTTTACTGATGTGTTTAGGTGTGGTCTCTTAAAAAGGCATCCTACTTGATACTGTGTGCTGTTTTAAATCTGAGTCCACAATTCTTCCCACCCTTTAAAATTCTTAGCCCTGCTTTTTTGAAAGAACTTATTGTGGCAAGTCAGGTAACATAAAACGTACTatattaaccatatttaactgtacatttcagtggcactaagtacaatCACGTGTGGCTGTGCACCTCTCACCGCCGTTcatcaccttcctaaactgaaactctgtccccattaaactctaagtccccatccccaccccaccatctaccagtgtactttctgactctatggatTTGACTGTTCTAGGTACCTGGTCTATGtagaatcacacagtatttgtctgcacGAAATATGtactggaatgcatttttaaggttaatgTAGGTCCTACAGATTGTATCTCCCCCCACCAAGCTGAACAGTAGGCTCTCAGCAGCCGTCTACTTCACACACAGTAGTGCTCGTGTCATACACACCCACCGTGGCGTCCGTGGTTTTCTCTGCGTCATCTGTCTCGTTTCTTAGCCCTTCTTTCTTCAAGCAGTGCCTTATCTTCGCCTGCCTGGACTGTcaatctgtgtgtctctgtgtgttctgGTTGGTTGTCGTTTCTGGCTGATCGTCATTGTATCTTTGTCTCCTATTCTCTCGTCTACTGTTTCTCCCCTGAATTAAAAAAGTCACTCTCCAAAGTCAACTTTTAGTCTCACATTGCATATTTTGAAGGGAGGGAAAGGTTACTTGACCTAGTTTTCTAAAGTTTAAACATACATATTAAGTCTTGGTTTTTaagatttctcttatttttgattTTTGGGTTCCCTTCCTTCTGGTTGATTTGTGGGTGGTTTTTCATGCTATATAATGTTATCTTTAGACTCAAGCTACAGTTTggctgattataaaagtaatttaaCCCATTTGTTGTCAGAGGACTGCACAGGTGTGATTCTAGTCTATGATCTGAATAGCTGCCTGAAGCTCACGTTTTCCCTTTATAAAAAGACTTCATGTTTTTCCTGGCTTTGCAGGGGATTCTCTATCTCCACAGTCTGAATCTTAGTATTATGTGTCACATTTTCTTACAAAATATGTCCCTGATTATGATAATTCAAATTTGTAACTTAGGAAAACTCAAATTTTCTAGAATTGTATTAGCAAATGTTTCAGCATTCATCTTATTTCCACTCCAACTCTAactcatttctatttcattttgctttccttATTATTCTGCCTTATGCTGTTtaactttttgctttcatttttataactgtcTTTTTGAGATTGTTTCCAACTTAACTTCCTCACTTTTTCTTACCGTACCAGTTTTAACTCATATTCTCGTTACACATGCACTTCATGAGAACGACTGGTTGCTGCAGTGTTTATCCTCTTTcacatctcaattttttttttctatctttgctTTTCCTGTTCCTTGCCTTTCTTCTTTGTAGGATCTATCTACAAGTATGTTTTCCCTAaaccagctatttgtaagaattTAATATGGGGCAGGACCAGAGCCAAGTTCTAAGCTGGTAGGAATTTTCTGTGTGAGCCAAGTGTGAGCATTTAACCTTTCTTCCGGGTGGTGGTCTGTGGGCATGAGGTCCTCACGCAGCCTGCTGCCTTTGCAACCGTGGACACGGCCACGCTGGCTGGGAGAGGCCTCAGCCTAGAGAGCTGCCCCACAGGCATTTATGCGGGGCCTTCTGCTCTGTGCTCCATCTCCCCCGTGTTCAGCAGCCCTTTAAAAGCTACCTATGAAAGCTTCTCCTAATTTTATGGAAGTTCATTTCTCCTTAGCCTCTGTGAGCTGGCTTCCTCACAGGTACGTTTTAGATGCTTGCTACATCGGGTAACTGTTGTGCTGATGGAGTAAAAGGACATGTAAACACAGCAGCTTCTCAAACTACAGGCTCACAATGGGTGGAAGGGGGTTGGTCCCCTTGATAACTTTTCCTTCCCCACTTTCAGGTTATTGCAGCTTGTGTGGAGGCCGCTATCCCATGTTCCACTGCCCTTGCCGTTCCTGGGAACTGATTGTACTACAGTCATCAGAGCCTTCCCCTGCCCATCGTTAGACACACAGGGATGCTTCCCTGTGCACCCCGTCAGCCCAGATCATATACAGCCACCCATGTAGTTACCACATCACTGGGGGTCACTTAGAGGGTCACTTAGAGGATCGAAGTGAAACAGTGGTTGAATAAATGGAGTTTCCCACATTTCCCAGTGTTTCTAACACTTGAGGGGACAGACGATCCTGTTACCTGGTCATCAGGGGAACAGCGTCACAGGTTACCAGCTGTGGACCgctctaccaccaccaccaccccagcgCTCCCTCATCCCCAGAATCTAACCTTACTGGAAAGCTTTAGTACTGAAAGCACGTTTGCTTCTTCCTACCTTCTATTCCCCAGGTTTAACGACCTCCTCCTGCGATGCCGGGAACTGGACACCTGGACACAAGATCTCGCCCTTCCAGCTGTGGTGTGGCTTTCTGGCTTCTTCAACCCTCAGGCCTTCTTAACAGGTAAGAGCTAGAGTAGGGCAGCCCCTGATCCTGATGGAGCTGCGCCCCGAGCAGAACCCCAGCCTCCTGTCCCTGGAGCTGCTCTCCTGCCCTGGTGACCCGTCCTCACGCAGTGGACGCCAGGCAGGACAGGAACAGCCAGGTGGGTGGAGTGTGGGTCACCCAGGACACGTTCTCCATCGGGGCCCACAGTCTCATGCAGCTGTGCTCAGCTACGGTAGTTAGTGCAAAAGCAAACCAACCAGCCAGCAGCACTCGGGCATGCCTATTCCACTCAAGCGCCACCCACGAAACTGGCCTTcgtccccccccaccccgctctAGTGCAGTCCGGCAGATAACACCCCGAACACCCCATGGGACCACAGCTCGCTCTGGGTGGACGCTCGGCTCACTGGGGCTCCAGGGAGTCTTATGTGTATGACTTCCTCCTGCTCACACCTGTCCCTCCTCCTCCAACAGCGATCATGCAGACCACGGCTCGAAAGAACGAGTGGCCGCTGGATAAAATGTGCCTGACTGTTGACATTACCAAAAAAACAAAGGACGACTACGGGCATCCCCCCAGGGAAGGCGCTTACCTCCACGGGCTCCTCATGGAAGGTAAGATGCCCCCAGGAACACATGCAGGGTTATCACACTTAGAACCTTTCTCACTTGGGTGCAAGTTGGTATTTGTCCTTTCCTTActaagcctggcaggctacagcctgggGGAGTTGCAGtgggcacagctgagcaactaccACACCACACGACTCCGTTTCTCACTCACACTAGTGCTTATTTACCTCACTTCTGGCTTTCAGATAATTTAAATGGTAGGATGTGTGTCCAGTGGGAGCCAAATCTGAAGGTAAGGATTGCAATTGCTTATAGGCTTATACTAAATCTACTCCTTATGAATCTGGGGGATGGGGTAGAAGATGGAACATTTGCCACTCACCCATGCATTCATCTTATCTTGTAAACATTTCCTCTTCTCCTGAAAGGCTCTTGGAGAAAGTATTTCCAAGTCTCTGCCAAGGCGCTCCTTGTCACTTTACAGACATTTAAACAGGTGACCCGAACTGAACTAAGAGAAGGACCTCTTACACTGTCACAAGCATGCAGattcaccattttttaaaaggaaggacaAACTTGCTTGCTTTATTGGGTCTGGATTCTCGCAGAACCTGTTTTCACGTAAAGTTTTACATACCTTTTGAATTCAAATGATTTAGTTTTTCATTCACAGGAAAGTTCGGGGGTAGCGCAGGAGCATGAGCCTATGCTTTTGAGGAGGGAATGGTTGCCCACTCCCagatccttgcctggaggatcccatggaccgaggagccgagtgggctacagtccatgggtcgcaaagagtcggacacgacagccaATCTGTGCTTACAGAGTGTCTGTGTGGCTCCCAGTCAGCAGGTGatgaccctccctcccatcttggCAAGGGAGCCACTGACACGCAGCAAAGTAGCAAAAGCAGAACATTTATTGCCTACAACAGGTAGAGAAGCGGTACCAACAGGAGCGTGCTTGTAACCCGTGTCTCTCCCGCAGGAGCCCGATGGGACAGCCAGTCAGGAACCATCGTGGAAGCCCGCCTCAAGGAGTTACGGTCCACGATGCCAGTCATCTTTGCGAAAGCCATACCAGTGGACAGACAGGAAACCAAACACACGTACGCGTGTCCTGTGTACAAAACCAAAAGAAGAGGCCCCCACTACGTCTGGACCTTCAGGCTAAAGAGCAAAGAAAAGGCGGCCAAGTGGGTCCTGGCGGGTGTGGCTCTGCTGCTGGAGGCCTGACTGGAACACAGTGAGCACCTGTCAGTCATTGCTCCCGGGTGTGGTGATTTATCCTGCTGGGAGGCATAACATATTCTGGCTTATGTGActtttgagaaaattaaatgtgcattaattttttaaacaccaTCCTTGTGGAGAAGGGggacaaaaagaagcaaatgtagaAAAACATGGGAAACCTATTGAAAGTATGTCCATTCCCCCAGTACCCCTCTACTCCCCCACCCTGCAACACAAAATTAGTGCAGCTCACGTTTGCATCAAAATTCTGCTGTAACTAACTCAAAAAGCAATATGGCTGGAAGTCTCCTGGTCCCTACATGGGAGTGTAGTTTTTATAGATATTAAACAAAAATCTCTaaattaaatttgcttttatatattcttttaaaatacagaagcCATGGGCCCCAGGCAGCCGCCCTCCAAGGCCTCCAGTGTCAGTAATGTGACAGTCTAGTTTTGGTTCaagttttaacaaaaataaaactctagTTCCATGGTTAATTGCACTTTGTAATTTAGAGGAGCATTCTTCAGCATATACGTCCAACAACCCAGAGCAGCTTAAACTATGGGGTTCGAACTATGGTCACTCATGACAAACTCAAGGGGGTATAACCCCTGTAACGACCTGGCCTCCAGTTACTGTCTGGGAGATAGAGAGCTGCGATGCTGTCTTCCCTTCCAGGACTTACCTGGAACTTCACTCCTTTAAACTGTGGATTTTAATCATCTGCAGATACTTTTAATAACAACATACAAACAGGCCtgtgtataatatatgtatacagattCCTCTCTCatcttcctgagaaatcttttgAAGCATataaaaacaatctttaaaaaaaaatagcgtTTAACTCTACAAAGAATTTCTGTATAAAAAGAAATCTTAGGCACAAATGGCATGTCTTGGAGTGCTCCACGGTGAGCGGGCTGGTTCTTCTCTTAATTGTCTTCCACGAGCTGCTTTTGTAAgctgagaagaaagaggaagcatTAGGGGCAGGGAGGCAGAGACACAGCAGCATCGCCCAGGGCACCACAGCCAAACTGCTCTCCTGACACAAGGTCCGTCTTCCCTCGGGTCACTGCAGGGAGGCTCACCTCACCCCTACGTCCCTAAACCCAGTGCACCTCTCATCCCAGTGCACAGCGCCCAAGCCTCCCCTCTCTGTCCCAGAGGGTGAGAAGAGCTCTTTGGCCCGCACAgcttcccctgcgtgccttgtAAGGGTCTATAACTGTTTGTGACTTTCCCGATACACacagatccagcacagccagcaCTCGAGGTGGCGTCTAAGAGTCAGGCTGAGATGAGGCGCCCGCCTAGACAGTCTTGCCCTCTCCCTGCTCCCAGGAATCACACCCTCTGTTCTGATTTGCGAGGCTTACCTCTCCAGGTACTCCTTCACGTTGTTATAACCGTAAAACTTGGCCAGGTGAATGAGGATGCCTGTGGCACAGCGGCCGTCGCGCTTCCGGCAGTAACTGCAGTTGCAAATGCCCCGGCAGGGAGGGCACACCCAGTCCTGGGGGAGCAGAGCGGCCACGACGTCCCGTCAGCAACAGGCTGAGAAGGTGCCCTGACCAAGCGTGGCTCGCTGGGCCTCATCCCCAGCTAGCCCTTCACCCTGTGACATGGACTACTGTCTCCCTCCTGCCTGTTTCAGAAAGGTGGACCACTCCAGATCACATGCCTGGGACGTCAGCCCTGCTTTTCAGAGTACAGGCTTTCTCAGCTCACCTATGCGGAGCTGCAGTTCACGTTCAGCTGCAAGCTGGGCACAGTCTACTTCCCCCTGGTCCGGCAGCGCGGTGGTTATGAGCACAGACTCTGCTGCCAGGTGCCCAGGTTCAAGGGCACACACACTAACCAGCGTACTATGTATTATCTTATTTTACAGAGGGAACCAAGCTGTGGGGAGATGTCCTGTACCTACCTCACACGGTTAGAAGAGTAACATACGTAAACTGCACTCACATGCATCCTTAGAGCCGTGTGGGGCACAGGGCACCCTCCAGGGCAATACCCCTGCCCCCGGAAAATGAAACACACTCTTTCACTGTCCTGTGGGTCAGCCTGTTCTTTCTAGAAGGAAAgtctcttttgcatttctgccagtctcaagaggcaggaggagaggagagtggTAAGGGGGCTACAGGTCCCTGACCAAGGGCCCCAGCTCACTCCCTTCCCAGCATGACTCAGGACGAAGGTGCACACCGTCCCTACCGGGTCCAGCAGCGCCGACCTCACGTCCTCCCCGTAGCGATTCCGCAGGCACGGCCCGCAGAACTGCCCTCGCACGCCACCACAGTTCTGGTTCCGGCACACCGTCTTGGTGTCGATGGTCTTCTGCCGACACTGATGGCAAGTGTTACCCTGCGGGCGAAGGCAGCGAGTGGTGAGCACGGGGTTCAGCGGGGGTGCCCGGGGCCACATGCACGAAGCCGCCCTGCCTCTCCTCTAGAATCGGGCATGGCTATGTCTCTGGCCCAAACCCTGGCGCCCTCCAGTAGGCTGTGAGCTCTCAGCTCTGGGGCCAGAGAATCCTGAGGACAGCCCGAGTAGGGAGCCTGGGAGAAACGAAATGATCAGGGGGACAGAGACGGTGGGGCTGACTGAGTGATGACGGCGAACCCCCAGAGCATCACACGCTCCAGCCCTGCTCCCGGCAATCTGGTTCCATCCAGGGTAAGACCTCCTGGTTAAACAGTGATACTGTTTAAGACACTATCCCATTATCTAAAAATGATGCAAAATACTGCAAGCCATCCTCTCCATCaccatttaacaaacatttaaaacatcTCCTACCTACAGAAGGTATTCTGTCAAATTTCAGTTTCTATtggttatataaatatgtatgttgtACATATACTTCCAATATGTCAATATATTACTATATGGTAAATATATTAATGCAgtgtaaatatatttctattggttataaaagcattatttttttcaatgtttaaaGCATAAGAACTATCTATTTAAAACACAACAATGACAAATGTGATTTTCCAGACTATACCCCTGCTTGCTAACCCCTCAGAGAGACCTCTCTCCTGACGAGGATTACTGCACTAAGCCATCTCCCCTTGCCCAGTTATAGCTGCTCCAGTTCAGAGCCCACCTCTGAGCCCTGAGGAGACAGATGGCACAAGGGTCTAAGCCCAGACAGTTTACAAGCAGGCAGTTCAGATGCCAGTGCCTGGGAGTCCCCGTAAGAGTCACAGTGATGTGACTCAGCTGTTAGATTACTTTACCAGAACTTTATCATAGATTTTATCCCGAACAGTGATGGCCACGTTCTCCAAGTCCTCTTCAGTGATGTCCTCCACTGGCCGAAAAGAAGACACACAGCGACGTCGGCGGTGCCCCTGGCATTTCCCCTGCAGAAAGAGCCAAGATAGAACTGGACATTAGATGCTctgagtggttaaaaaaaaaatagaaataaagttttcAACTCCTCAGAGCTCTAGAACTATTAATATTAACTCGGTCCCTCTTTTATCTCCCTGAAATCATTCGTGCATTTAGTCATTCATTGAGCTCCTATCCTTAGTGTCAAGCTTCCTGATGGCAAGGTGACACAGAATGACCAATCAGAAATGCAGGGTCCCTGCCCAATGGATGCTCACCAGCTATAAACTCTGAGGACTGGGCAATGACCCACACTGAACAGCCACAAATAGGGTCCAGAGTTTCTTGTTTTTAACACAGAAAGGCTGGGAGTCATCCTGTACGTTCCCAAGAGCAAAACCCTGAAGCCACCTGGAGCCATTATCATCTCCACTGGAGATGAAcctggggtcctaaccactgagctGCTCAGTTTAGGCACAGGACAGCCTTAACGGCTTAGAGCTTAGACCAAGTGCAAGCTCAAACCCAGGGTCCTTACCCAAGTTTGGTCACAGGAGCACCCAGGGCATCCGGGAGCTTGGCCATCTCAGCTCCCGCAGACCTACTGGGTCGGCCCCTCGGCGCCCTCACCAAGCCCCAGAAGACTGTGATGAACACTCCCACATGAGGACCCCTGGCTTAGACAAAGAAGCACTGGCTCCTTATAGTCATAAATTACCCCACTCACTGTCTTCCTTCTTCTGAAACTGTAGAACTCTTCTGCGAACTTGGCGGCCGACACAGTGAAGTTTTCCAGGGCGAACTTCTCGGGGGGCCGCGCACTCCGGGCTGGGTTGGTCCGCCGTGTGACCTGTCCCTCTGAGAAGGCCCGCCTCGCGGTCTTCTTCCTCTGCAAGGAGAGCACAGACACAGGCATGCCACTGGCTGCTTTCCAGAATGAAAGCCGTCTggtcacagagagagagagtttagTGTGAGTCAGAGTGTGAGAGTgagtgacagtgtgtgtgtgtgtgagagagagagagagtgtgtgtgtgtgtgtgagagagagattaCTGCAGACAGTACATACAAGATGTTCCACTTACAGAAGCTGAGTTCGGGGTTCGAACCGGGAAGAAATCAGGCATCGAGTTCAATTCCGCCAATAACTGAGCAAGCTGAATTCAGAAAAAATAGAGTCTTGCATAAATATTACTAAGTCTACTTCATCTAACAGGTTATCACAAGTCTTGGAGTTTGTAGCCATGAAAAACCTGAGTAGTTTACATAAGATCTGAAGAGTCGTTATATTTTTAACCTCacatttaatgatttttatcTCCAGGGTGAGATGCTGAAATTATCAGAGGAATAAAATCTATGTCTGTTCCTTATATATAAGGACCAGACACAATGAAAACTCTCCTGGAAGGATCAAGGCCTGGAGCGTAAGGTGAGAATCAGGACTGAGCCGCTAATTCACAGTGTGGCCGTGGAACCTACAACTTTGCCCGCCCGAATCAAGTGTCTTCATGTTCAAAACAGAAAATGCCCAATTAGACCATTCTGACAGTTACTGAGAGCTCCAAAACACTGATTCTTCAAGCTGGTTAATGTCTCATCAAtggaaataatttatgaaaatattccTGAAAATACCAAAACAACAGGCATTAAGTGCCAATCAAACAGATTGTATGGGTGTCACTAACAAAATCATGAAGAACACagttctcattttaaagatgtggaGAGATACAATCCTAAAACTTTTCCTTAGCTAAAGACTACTATGTGTCTAGATAAACTTTACCCAAaagtaaaatgtatattaaaatttgtatttccttaagTAACTTATTAGACATATTCTAAGACTGCACACACAGCATCATTATATTATGCatttaaaagaagataaaaagcaTACCAAAATACTAAAAGTGTTtggtagaattattttttaaattctgtatatataaaaattatgaagCAAACTAGTTGCTGACCATATATAGAAAAACTGAATACACATGAAGATTTCACTTTGTTCCATGAATTTATAAAGTGATTCAGAACTCCCCAGGTGTTTTCATGCCTAGACCCCTTTCATTCCTCCCCTGATATCTCCAAAGTGCAACAGCTAGGCTGAAAGCTGCCTGCCTGACCTGCACAAGTAACTGTTCTGTGGGTTTCACGACACCCCTATTTACATGTTGCTCCCTTTTGCTGAAACAGGCCTTTTTGTCTCTAAACCACTGTACATTTGCAACATAATCTGATCAACCAACTGGTGTAAGTCTGGGCACCATGGAAGGTCCTGGGAGTCTCTTCCCAAACCACAGCTAATCAGGCAATGACCACTGCAAGTCCAGGATAAGAGGAAGGACCCACGAAACCCAGAGTAGGCTTCCTCACAGAAGCAGCGGCAGCTGCGGGGGCGCGGCTCCGGGAGCGCGGCGGCCAGGGTGCAGACTCACCATGGCCTTGTTCTCCTTGATGTTCATGGTCCTCTTCAGCAGAGCATCCGAGCTCTCCTGCCCCTCATCCCGGGAGCCGTCCTCAGACTCAGAGGCAGagtcctccctttccttctcctgcctGCAGCTCGTCTTCCTTCCAAGAATCGCTTTTTTATTGTCCTGTAAACGTGACCCAGGAAACAGGGGCTCTGCAGAACCGTTCTTATCAGCACTTTTTGCCAGTTTCTTGGTGGGGAACTGAAAGGCTACTCGAAGACCAATACTGCTTCTTCTAGGCCTGCTTCTTTGAGCTGTCGCCTTTTCTTCATCATCATCTTCCTCCCCACTCTCGAAAGATGCTTTACCGTCGTCACTCAAATCTGACTCCACAAGCTaatgaaaatgagagaaagaacaAAGTGTCTATGGCACACCTTCACAAAGACACACACTTAAAACCACTCTATTTTAGGAGAACAGTGGATActtgagagctgctgctgctgctgctaagtcacttcagttgtgtctgattctgtgcaaccccatagatggcagcccaccaggttcctctgtccctgggattctccaggcaagaatactggagtgggttgccatttccttctccaatgcatgcatgcatgctaagtcacttcactgtgtccgactctgtgtgaccccatggacagcagcccaccaggctcctctgtccctgggattctccaggcaagagtactggagtgggttgccattgccttctccacttgagTGCTTCCCCTTCCTATTGGTCACTCCCTCTGAACCCTTCAATTAAATGCATAAGTAGTCTGTTGAGGGACAAAATCAAATAGCAGACTACTTCACACTGTGGCCCAGACACACATGCTGGCTGTGTTCTCTTCAGAGCATCAGGCTGGAAGCAAAGTGCTGACCCAGCAAGTGGGCACATCTGGGAGCCCAGCAATGCGGCAACAGTCAAACAGGGTGTGCATGACCGAAGAGGTGTGTTCAGACAGAATAAGAGTgctaagtgaaaaacaaaatatcattCTGCCCTAAATAGCTGCAAGAGGAttcatgaaaaagagaaagagaggagagctGACTTCATTTCAGTGAAGTGACCAATCGGGCAGCAGGGGAATCTTGTCCCCAGGACACGCTGGGTCCTCTCTCTAGGGCAGCCCCTCCCCTTTCTGTAACCCGCAGAGCCAGGGGGTGCAATCAGGCAGACAGCCCTGCAGGCCAGGCAGCTGCAGGCATCCGCCCAGTCAGCTTAAGAAATTCGCAGTCTCGATTTCAATCTCCACTCAGTGTAGGTCCCCAGTATGAAAACATAACTTGGTTTTACACGGGAAACACAGTAAGAATGGAAAGCAAGGTGACATCTCAGACGCAAAAGACTCAACGATAGCAGATGGGTTTCAATATTAAGACCCAGGTCCTGGCCTGAACACCCTTCCTTGACCACAGGCTGGACAGTGTAGCTTGGGGAACCTCTGTCAGGGGTTCCTGTAGTGAGCAGAACTTGAGACCAGCACCAGGAGGCCCGGGATTCAGTTCATGACTCTGCTTGTTCCTCAGTGACCAACCCCACTCCACATTCCAGCTGGACTCAAGTTAAAAAATAAGGCCACAGGCGCGGGAAAAAGAGATGACATCCAGACCGTGGTGTATGTGTCGATGCACAAGAAGCCAGGCGGACTCGAGATTACGCTGGTCTGTTTTAATATCCT
Protein-coding regions in this window:
- the CDCA7L gene encoding cell division cycle-associated 7-like protein isoform X6; the encoded protein is METLSSEESCDSFDSLESGKQQDVRFHSKYFTEELRRIFIEDTDSEMEDFEGFTQTDLNVNSNPELVESDLSDDGKASFESGEEDDDEEKATAQRSRPRRSSIGLRVAFQFPTKKLAKSADKNGSAEPLFPGSRLQDNKKAILGRKTSCRQEKEREDSASESEDGSRDEGQESSDALLKRTMNIKENKAMLAQLLAELNSMPDFFPVRTPNSASRKKTARRAFSEGQVTRRTNPARSARPPEKFALENFTVSAAKFAEEFYSFRRRKTGKCQGHRRRRCVSSFRPVEDITEEDLENVAITVRDKIYDKVLGNTCHQCRQKTIDTKTVCRNQNCGGVRGQFCGPCLRNRYGEDVRSALLDPDWVCPPCRGICNCSYCRKRDGRCATGILIHLAKFYGYNNVKEYLESLQKQLVEDN
- the CDCA7L gene encoding cell division cycle-associated 7-like protein isoform X3, which codes for MALATRSQIPKEVADIFNAPSDDEEFIGFRDDVPMETLSSEESCDSFDSLESGKQQDVRFHSKYFTEELRRIFIEDTDSEMEDFEGFTQTDLNVNSNPELVESDLSDDGKASFESGEEDDDEEKATAQRSRPRRSSIGLRVAFQFPTKKLAKSADKNGSAEPLFPGSRLQDNKKAILGRKTSCRQEKEREDSASESEDGSRDEGQESSDALLKRTMNIKENKAMLAQLLAELNSMPDFFPVRTPNSASRKKTARRAFSEGQVTRRTNPARSARPPEKFALENFTVSAAKFAEEFYSFRRRKTGKCQGHRRRRCVSSFRPVEDITEEDLENVAITVRDKIYDKVLGNTCHQCRQKTIDTKTVCRNQNCGGVRGQFCGPCLRNRYGEDVRSALLDPDWVCPPCRGICNCSYCRKRDGRCATGILIHLAKFYGYNNVKEYLESLQKQLVEDN
- the CDCA7L gene encoding cell division cycle-associated 7-like protein isoform X4, whose product is MALATRSQIPKEVADIFNAPSDDEEFIGFRDDVPMETLSSEESCDSFDSLESGKQDVRFHSKYFTEELRRIFIEDTDSEMEDFEGFTQTDLNVNSNPELVESDLSDDGKASFESGEEDDDEEKATAQRSRPRRSSIGLRVAFQFPTKKLAKSADKNGSAEPLFPGSRLQDNKKAILGRKTSCRQEKEREDSASESEDGSRDEGQESSDALLKRTMNIKENKAMLAQLLAELNSMPDFFPVRTPNSASRKKTARRAFSEGQVTRRTNPARSARPPEKFALENFTVSAAKFAEEFYSFRRRKTGKCQGHRRRRCVSSFRPVEDITEEDLENVAITVRDKIYDKVLGNTCHQCRQKTIDTKTVCRNQNCGGVRGQFCGPCLRNRYGEDVRSALLDPDWVCPPCRGICNCSYCRKRDGRCATGILIHLAKFYGYNNVKEYLESLQKQLVEDN
- the CDCA7L gene encoding cell division cycle-associated 7-like protein isoform X8: MALATRSQIPKEVADIFNAPSDDEEFIGFRDDVPMETLSSEESCDSFDSLESGKQLVESDLSDDGKASFESGEEDDDEEKATAQRSRPRRSSIGLRVAFQFPTKKLAKSADKNGSAEPLFPGSRLQDNKKAILGRKTSCRQEKEREDSASESEDGSRDEGQESSDALLKRTMNIKENKAMLAQLLAELNSMPDFFPVRTPNSASRKKTARRAFSEGQVTRRTNPARSARPPEKFALENFTVSAAKFAEEFYSFRRRKTVSGGKCQGHRRRRCVSSFRPVEDITEEDLENVAITVRDKIYDKVLGNTCHQCRQKTIDTKTVCRNQNCGGVRGQFCGPCLRNRYGEDVRSALLDPDWVCPPCRGICNCSYCRKRDGRCATGILIHLAKFYGYNNVKEYLESLQKQLVEDN
- the CDCA7L gene encoding cell division cycle-associated 7-like protein isoform X2; amino-acid sequence: MALATRSQIPKEVADIFNAPSDDEEFIGFRDDVPMETLSSEESCDSFDSLESGKQDVRFHSKYFTEELRRIFIEDTDSEMEDFEGFTQTDLNVNSNPELVESDLSDDGKASFESGEEDDDEEKATAQRSRPRRSSIGLRVAFQFPTKKLAKSADKNGSAEPLFPGSRLQDNKKAILGRKTSCRQEKEREDSASESEDGSRDEGQESSDALLKRTMNIKENKAMLAQLLAELNSMPDFFPVRTPNSASRKKTARRAFSEGQVTRRTNPARSARPPEKFALENFTVSAAKFAEEFYSFRRRKTVSGGKCQGHRRRRCVSSFRPVEDITEEDLENVAITVRDKIYDKVLGNTCHQCRQKTIDTKTVCRNQNCGGVRGQFCGPCLRNRYGEDVRSALLDPDWVCPPCRGICNCSYCRKRDGRCATGILIHLAKFYGYNNVKEYLESLQKQLVEDN